Proteins encoded within one genomic window of Raineyella fluvialis:
- the rplD gene encoding 50S ribosomal protein L4 has translation MSTLTIDVLDAQGKKAGTADLPAEIFDVEPNIALIHQVVTAQLAAARQGTHKVKTRAEVSGGGKKPWRQKGTGRARQGSIRSPQWTGGGVAHGPQPRSYAQRTPKKMIAAALYGSLTDRFRDGNLLVVTGFGLDEKPSTKTAVESLGTVSQARKLLVVVNRDEEMAQLSLRNAASVHLLVPDQLNAYDVLNADDVVFTQAALESFVGTRNVEEEQK, from the coding sequence ATGAGCACCCTGACCATCGACGTCCTGGACGCCCAGGGCAAGAAGGCCGGCACCGCTGATCTCCCCGCCGAGATCTTCGACGTCGAGCCGAACATCGCACTGATCCACCAGGTCGTGACCGCCCAGCTGGCCGCTGCCCGCCAGGGCACCCACAAGGTCAAGACCCGCGCCGAGGTCTCCGGCGGCGGCAAGAAGCCGTGGCGCCAGAAGGGCACCGGCCGCGCTCGCCAGGGCTCGATCCGCTCTCCCCAGTGGACCGGTGGTGGCGTCGCGCACGGCCCGCAGCCGCGCTCGTACGCCCAGCGGACGCCCAAGAAGATGATCGCCGCGGCCCTCTACGGCTCGCTGACCGATCGTTTCCGTGACGGCAACCTGCTGGTCGTGACCGGATTCGGCCTCGACGAGAAGCCGTCCACCAAGACCGCCGTCGAGTCCCTCGGCACCGTGTCGCAGGCCCGCAAGCTGCTCGTCGTCGTCAACCGCGACGAGGAGATGGCCCAGCTGAGCCTCCGCAACGCCGCCAGCGTGCACCTGCTGGTCCCCGACCAGCTGAACGCGTACGACGTGCTGAACGCGGACGACGTGGTCTTCACCCAGGCCGCCCTGGAGTCCTTCGTCGGCACGCGCAACGTCGAAGAGGAGCAGAAGTGA
- the rplC gene encoding 50S ribosomal protein L3, producing MSTERKVKGLLGTKLGMTQVWDADNKIVPVTVIQAGPCVVTQVRTPESDGYSAVQLGFGAVKAKKVTKPMAGHFEKAGVTPRRHLMELRTVDAAEYEVGQELTADVFADGEFVDVTGITRGHGTAGVMKRHGFKGLGAGHGVHRKHRSPGSIGGCSTPGRVFRGMRMAGRMGVDKKTVQNLKVHAVDVEKGLILVKGAIPGTKGGLVVLRSAAKKAATEGKAA from the coding sequence ATGAGCACTGAACGCAAGGTGAAGGGCCTGCTGGGCACCAAGCTCGGCATGACCCAGGTCTGGGACGCCGACAACAAGATCGTCCCCGTGACCGTCATCCAGGCCGGCCCCTGTGTCGTGACCCAGGTCCGTACGCCCGAGAGCGACGGCTACTCCGCCGTCCAGCTCGGCTTCGGCGCGGTCAAGGCCAAGAAGGTCACCAAGCCGATGGCTGGCCACTTCGAGAAGGCCGGCGTGACGCCGCGCCGGCACCTGATGGAGCTGCGCACCGTCGACGCCGCCGAGTACGAGGTCGGCCAGGAGCTGACCGCCGACGTCTTCGCTGACGGCGAGTTCGTCGATGTCACCGGCATCACCCGCGGTCACGGCACCGCCGGTGTGATGAAGCGCCACGGCTTCAAGGGCCTCGGCGCCGGCCACGGTGTCCACCGCAAGCACCGCTCGCCGGGTTCCATCGGTGGCTGCTCCACCCCGGGTCGCGTGTTCCGCGGCATGCGGATGGCCGGCCGGATGGGCGTGGACAAGAAGACGGTGCAGAACCTCAAGGTCCACGCGGTCGACGTCGAGAAGGGCCTCATCCTGGTCAAGGGCGCGATCCCTGGCACCAAGGGTGGTCTGGTCGTTCTCCGCAGCGCCGCCAAGAAGGCTGCCACGGAAGGGAAGGCCGCATGA
- the rpsJ gene encoding 30S ribosomal protein S10, which translates to MAGQKIRIRLKAYDHEVIDSSARKIVDTVTRTGAQVAGPVPLPTEKNVFCVIRSPHKYKDSREHFEMRTHKRLIDIIDPTPKTVDSLMRLDLPAGVDIEIKL; encoded by the coding sequence GTGGCGGGACAAAAGATCCGCATCAGGCTGAAGGCCTATGACCATGAGGTCATCGACTCCTCGGCGCGCAAGATCGTCGATACGGTGACGCGAACTGGTGCCCAGGTTGCCGGCCCGGTGCCGCTGCCCACGGAAAAGAACGTGTTCTGTGTGATCCGTTCGCCCCACAAGTACAAGGACAGCCGCGAGCACTTCGAGATGCGTACGCACAAGCGGCTCATCGACATCATCGATCCGACGCCGAAGACGGTCGACTCGCTTATGCGCCTCGACCTTCCCGCCGGTGTCGACATCGAGATCAAGCTCTGA
- a CDS encoding HAD family hydrolase, with amino-acid sequence MPSCTAPAGGPPTGRDGRGLHFHQLRGDRGDRRRRRLPRGGHPGHRTGDARRDRLRREPRRPGRHPGRSAGLGARRRHRAGLLHPGAEALVRTVQDAGGHVGLVSGGFIEIVAPLAARLGIDLVRANRLEVDDHGLLTGRTVGEVVDRRVKEHQLGVFAQAVGADPRRTVAMGDGANDLAMIAAAGLGVAFCAKPVVREQAPAQITFRRLDALCGLLDL; translated from the coding sequence GTGCCGTCGTGCACGGCCCCTGCTGGAGGGCCCCCAACTGGTCGTGATGGACGTGGACTCCACTTTCATCAGTTGCGAGGTGATCGAGGAGATCGCCGACGCCGCAGGCTCCCGCGAGGAGGTCACCCGGGTCACCGAACAGGCGATGCGCGGCGAGATCGACTTCGCCGAGAGCCTCGCCGCCCGGGTCGCCACCCTGGCCGGAGTGCCGGCCTCGGTGCTCGACGACGTCACCGCGCGGGTCTCCTACACCCCGGGGCCGAAGCGCTGGTCCGCACCGTGCAGGACGCCGGCGGTCACGTCGGGCTGGTCTCCGGGGGCTTCATCGAGATCGTCGCCCCCCTCGCCGCCCGGCTCGGTATCGACCTGGTCCGCGCGAACCGCCTCGAGGTCGACGACCACGGGCTGCTCACCGGCCGTACGGTCGGCGAGGTGGTCGACCGCAGGGTCAAGGAGCACCAGTTGGGCGTGTTCGCGCAGGCCGTCGGGGCCGACCCGCGTCGTACGGTCGCCATGGGTGACGGGGCCAACGACCTGGCGATGATCGCCGCCGCCGGGCTGGGGGTGGCTTTCTGCGCCAAGCCGGTGGTCCGGGAGCAGGCGCCGGCGCAGATCACCTTCCGTCGGCTCGACGCGCTCTGCGGGCTGCTCGACCTGTGA
- the mobA gene encoding molybdenum cofactor guanylyltransferase has protein sequence MDAVPFDAIILAGGRARRLDGISKPDLLLRGHRLLDHSLRATGTARRRVVVGPPELTLPLDVLRTQESPPHGGPVAGIDSGLGVLDRSRHHSSGADDLPVLVLACDIPHISSALPRLLAACCDGTDLPPDGAHLVDADGRAQWLAGVYRPAALRRALALLACDGGIRDASVRRLTAHLTLTAVPVEGSEAADVDTWADHAHLEALARAAAPVLHGVPTGDADHTFDSDFGW, from the coding sequence ATGGACGCGGTCCCGTTTGATGCCATCATCCTCGCGGGCGGCCGGGCACGCCGCCTCGACGGCATCTCCAAGCCCGACCTGCTGCTGCGTGGGCACCGCCTGCTCGACCACTCGCTGCGGGCCACCGGCACCGCGCGCCGCCGGGTCGTGGTCGGACCGCCCGAGCTGACCCTGCCCCTCGACGTCCTCCGCACCCAGGAGAGCCCGCCGCACGGCGGCCCGGTGGCGGGGATCGATTCCGGGCTCGGCGTCCTGGATCGCAGCCGGCACCACTCCTCGGGCGCCGACGACCTTCCCGTGCTCGTGCTGGCCTGTGACATCCCACACATCTCCTCGGCCCTGCCGCGCCTCCTGGCGGCCTGCTGCGACGGCACCGACCTGCCGCCCGACGGCGCCCACCTGGTCGACGCCGACGGCCGGGCGCAGTGGCTCGCGGGCGTCTACCGCCCCGCCGCCCTACGCCGCGCGCTGGCCCTGCTGGCCTGCGACGGCGGCATCCGCGATGCCTCGGTCCGCCGGCTGACCGCACACCTCACCCTCACGGCGGTGCCGGTCGAGGGTTCCGAAGCCGCCGACGTCGACACCTGGGCCGACCACGCACACCTGGAGGCACTGGCCCGCGCCGCCGCCCCCGTTCTCCACGGAGTACCCACGGGGGACGCAGATCACACATTTGATTCGGATTTCGGCTGGTAA
- a CDS encoding nitrate/nitrite transporter codes for MAIGSTTLAPDLSNWDPNNEETWDSRLAWRTLWITTYSMILAFCTWYIVSTVAPQLNKVGFHLTKEQLYWMVAMPGLAAGIFRLIWMFLPPVLGTRKLITLSSLLLLIPMGGWTLAVRDQTTPYSTLLLLAFACGIGGGIFSGYMPSTGYFFPKSKAGTALGIQAGVGNFGMSIIQILGPWVMGFGLFGTAFLTPQQAAGHPIWLHNVGLVLIPWTLLAVVLAWLFLKDVPIKANFRQQIDIFGNRNTWFMMLIYLMTFGTFSGFAAQFVLLINNTYGITSRFVPASGDVKGLVAGATYAFLPPMIASAVRVLWGPLCDRFGGAIWTFVSGVGMTVSIFVAASFLNPTSPDQYKGFLWAMFAMFFFAGIGNAGTFKQMPMIMGPRQAGGAIGFTAAIAAFGPFIVGVALANIDNLAFFIGCGIYFVFCTVLTWVFYARPKAPFPG; via the coding sequence ATGGCAATCGGCAGCACCACACTGGCCCCGGATCTCTCGAACTGGGATCCCAACAACGAGGAGACCTGGGACAGCCGGCTCGCTTGGCGCACCCTGTGGATCACCACCTACTCGATGATCCTGGCGTTCTGCACCTGGTACATCGTGTCGACCGTCGCCCCGCAGTTGAACAAGGTCGGTTTCCACCTCACCAAGGAACAGCTGTACTGGATGGTCGCCATGCCGGGTCTGGCCGCCGGCATCTTCCGGCTGATCTGGATGTTCCTCCCGCCGGTGCTGGGTACCCGCAAACTCATCACGCTCTCGTCCCTGCTGCTGCTCATCCCGATGGGCGGCTGGACGCTCGCGGTCCGTGACCAGACCACCCCGTACTCGACGCTGCTCCTGCTCGCCTTCGCCTGCGGCATCGGCGGCGGGATCTTCTCCGGCTACATGCCCTCGACCGGGTACTTCTTCCCCAAGTCCAAGGCCGGCACCGCACTGGGCATCCAGGCCGGCGTCGGCAACTTCGGCATGTCGATCATCCAGATCCTCGGCCCCTGGGTGATGGGCTTCGGCCTCTTCGGCACGGCCTTCCTCACCCCGCAGCAGGCCGCGGGTCACCCGATCTGGCTGCACAACGTGGGCCTGGTGCTCATCCCGTGGACGTTGCTCGCCGTCGTGCTGGCCTGGCTGTTCCTCAAGGACGTGCCGATCAAGGCGAACTTCCGCCAGCAGATCGACATCTTCGGCAACCGGAACACCTGGTTCATGATGCTCATCTACCTGATGACCTTCGGCACCTTCTCCGGTTTCGCCGCACAGTTCGTCCTGCTGATCAACAACACGTACGGCATCACGTCGAGGTTCGTCCCGGCCAGTGGTGACGTGAAGGGGCTGGTGGCCGGTGCCACGTACGCCTTCCTGCCGCCGATGATCGCCTCTGCCGTACGCGTCCTGTGGGGGCCCCTGTGCGACCGCTTCGGCGGGGCGATCTGGACCTTCGTCTCCGGCGTCGGCATGACGGTGTCGATCTTCGTCGCCGCCTCGTTCCTCAACCCGACCTCGCCCGACCAGTACAAGGGCTTCCTCTGGGCGATGTTCGCGATGTTCTTCTTCGCCGGCATCGGCAACGCCGGCACGTTCAAGCAGATGCCGATGATCATGGGGCCGCGCCAGGCGGGCGGCGCGATCGGCTTCACCGCCGCCATCGCCGCGTTCGGCCCGTTCATCGTCGGCGTGGCCCTGGCCAATATCGACAACCTGGCCTTCTTCATCGGCTGCGGCATCTACTTCGTCTTCTGCACCGTCCTGACCTGGGTGTTCTACGCCCGCCCGAAGGCCCCCTTCCCGGGCTGA
- a CDS encoding nitrate reductase subunit alpha: MTTTAGSPGSRERAGGPPSDDNGLLGLGTFFRRGTASSDKRQLFLTGGREGDVFYRDRWSHDKVVRSTHGVNCTGSCSWKVYVKDGIITWEAQQTDYPDTGPDMPDYEPRGCPRGAAFSWYTYSPTRVRYPYARSVLLSLWRRAKEEHPDPVDAWQSIVEDPQKAHSYKSQRGKGGLVRISWQTATEMAAAAHVYTIKRYGPDRLAGFSVIPAMSQVSYGAGTRFYSLLGGTILSFYDWYADLPMASPQVFGDQTDVPESGDWYNSSYLMMWGSNVPVTRTPDAHFMTEVRYRGTKVVAVSPDYADNTKFADEWVAIHPGTDGALGLAMGHVILRDFHVAEGTPYFHDYMKRYTDAPYLVSLDEHAAPDGTTAYVPGKFLTAEDLPEEAGQENAAFRTVVLDRSGVPRVPNGSLGHRFGESGVGKWNLELGDIDPVLSVMDTGSYRSAALLLPRFDVVPEPGDEDSQHLGAAGVLSRGVPAVQVGDRLVTTVYDLMLAQYGVERAELPGSWPQGDDDVDAVGTPAWAESITGVPAAQITRVAREFARNAADSGGRSMIIMGAGTNHYFHSDTIYRTMIALVMMCGCQGRNGGGWAHYVGQEKVRPITGFQQYAFALDWQRPTRHMTTASYWYLATDQWRYDGLPADALLSPLAGDRLRNRTTADTLIEANKRGWMPSYPTFDRSSLQITDDAATAGMEVPAYVIDQLDKGTLHYACEDPDNPDNFPRVVTNWRTNLLGSSAKGAEYFYKHLLGATNAVRGAECGPERRPNDMVWHDEAAVGKVDLFMTMDFRMTSTTLHSDLVLPAATWYEKHDISTTDMHPFIHSFNPAIAPPWESRTDYEVFRDLAGAVSAMAVTHLGTRRDLLAAPLNHDTPDAMGMPHGATKPFEETPKIPGVTMPKLITIERDYTAIRAKFDTIGPLPEKAGMGIKGVVLHPEQEIAELPRMNGVARSGPCAGRPLVDTDVKAAEMILRLSGTSNGHLATQGFHTLEKRTGTKLADLAAENEGRRITVADTQQQPQPVITSPEWSGSETGGRRYSAFVQNVERDKPWHTLTGRMHFFLDHDWMADLGENMPTFKPPLDMHRLFGDAKLGSGTTGHPSAAVEVAVRFLTPHNKWSIHSEYQDNLYMLSLSRGGPNIWMSPADAAKIGVQDNDWVESYNRNGVVVARAVVSHRMPEGTVFMHHATERTVDVPRSETSGTRGGIHNALTRVLMKPSHLIGGYAQHAYGFNYVGPTGNQRDEVTVIRRRSQEVQY; the protein is encoded by the coding sequence ATGACGACCACCGCAGGTTCCCCAGGGTCGCGCGAGCGCGCGGGCGGCCCACCGAGTGACGACAACGGTCTGCTCGGCCTCGGCACCTTCTTCCGCCGTGGCACGGCCTCGTCCGACAAGCGCCAGTTGTTCCTCACCGGTGGGCGCGAGGGGGACGTCTTCTACCGGGACCGCTGGTCGCACGACAAGGTCGTCCGCTCCACCCACGGCGTCAACTGCACCGGATCCTGCTCCTGGAAGGTGTACGTCAAGGACGGCATCATCACCTGGGAGGCGCAGCAGACCGACTACCCGGACACCGGTCCGGACATGCCGGACTACGAGCCCCGGGGCTGCCCGCGCGGTGCGGCGTTCAGCTGGTACACCTACTCCCCCACTCGGGTCCGCTACCCGTACGCGCGCTCCGTGCTGCTCAGCCTCTGGCGCCGCGCCAAGGAGGAGCACCCCGACCCGGTCGACGCCTGGCAGTCGATCGTCGAAGACCCGCAGAAGGCCCACTCCTACAAGTCGCAGCGCGGCAAGGGCGGTCTGGTCCGGATCAGCTGGCAGACGGCGACCGAGATGGCGGCCGCCGCGCACGTCTACACGATCAAGCGCTACGGGCCCGACCGGCTCGCCGGGTTCTCGGTGATCCCCGCGATGAGCCAGGTCTCGTACGGCGCCGGCACCCGCTTCTACTCACTGCTCGGCGGCACGATCCTGTCGTTCTACGACTGGTACGCCGACCTGCCGATGGCCTCGCCGCAGGTCTTCGGTGACCAGACCGACGTGCCGGAGTCGGGCGACTGGTACAACAGCTCCTACCTGATGATGTGGGGCTCCAACGTCCCGGTCACCCGGACCCCGGACGCGCACTTCATGACGGAGGTGCGCTACCGCGGCACCAAGGTGGTCGCGGTCTCCCCCGACTATGCCGACAACACCAAGTTCGCCGACGAGTGGGTGGCGATCCACCCCGGCACCGACGGCGCCCTGGGTCTGGCGATGGGCCACGTCATCCTCCGCGACTTCCACGTCGCCGAGGGCACCCCGTACTTCCACGACTACATGAAGCGCTACACGGACGCGCCCTACCTGGTCTCGCTCGACGAGCACGCGGCTCCGGACGGCACCACCGCGTACGTTCCCGGCAAGTTCCTCACCGCCGAGGACCTGCCGGAGGAGGCCGGTCAGGAGAACGCGGCCTTCCGTACGGTCGTCCTCGACCGCTCGGGGGTCCCCCGGGTGCCGAACGGATCCCTCGGTCACCGCTTCGGCGAGTCGGGCGTCGGGAAGTGGAATCTGGAGCTGGGCGACATCGACCCGGTGCTGTCCGTGATGGACACCGGGTCCTACCGGAGCGCCGCGCTGTTGCTGCCCCGCTTCGATGTCGTCCCCGAGCCGGGTGACGAGGACTCGCAGCACCTCGGCGCCGCCGGCGTCCTCAGCCGGGGCGTCCCGGCCGTGCAGGTGGGCGACCGCCTGGTCACGACCGTCTACGACCTGATGCTCGCCCAGTACGGTGTCGAGCGGGCGGAACTGCCCGGCAGCTGGCCGCAGGGCGACGACGATGTCGATGCCGTCGGCACCCCGGCCTGGGCGGAGTCGATCACCGGTGTCCCGGCGGCCCAGATCACCCGGGTGGCCCGCGAGTTCGCGCGCAACGCCGCGGACAGCGGTGGCCGGTCGATGATCATCATGGGCGCCGGCACCAACCACTACTTCCACTCCGACACCATCTACCGCACGATGATCGCCCTGGTGATGATGTGCGGTTGCCAGGGGCGCAACGGTGGCGGCTGGGCGCACTACGTGGGCCAGGAGAAGGTCCGCCCGATCACCGGCTTCCAGCAGTACGCCTTCGCCCTGGACTGGCAGCGGCCGACCCGCCACATGACCACTGCCTCCTACTGGTACCTGGCCACCGACCAGTGGCGCTACGACGGGCTGCCCGCCGACGCGCTTCTCTCCCCGCTCGCCGGGGACCGGCTGCGCAACCGGACCACCGCCGACACGCTCATCGAAGCGAACAAGCGCGGCTGGATGCCCTCGTACCCGACCTTCGACCGCAGCTCCCTGCAGATCACCGACGACGCGGCCACCGCGGGCATGGAGGTGCCGGCCTACGTCATCGACCAGCTGGACAAGGGCACGCTGCACTACGCGTGCGAGGACCCGGACAACCCGGACAACTTCCCCCGGGTCGTCACCAACTGGCGGACGAACCTGCTCGGTTCCTCCGCGAAGGGCGCCGAATACTTCTACAAGCACCTCCTCGGCGCGACGAACGCTGTCCGGGGGGCCGAGTGCGGCCCGGAGCGGCGACCGAACGACATGGTCTGGCATGACGAGGCGGCCGTCGGCAAGGTCGACCTGTTCATGACGATGGACTTCCGGATGACGTCGACGACGCTGCATTCCGACCTCGTCCTGCCGGCCGCGACGTGGTACGAGAAGCACGACATCTCGACCACCGACATGCACCCGTTCATCCACTCGTTCAATCCGGCGATCGCCCCGCCGTGGGAGTCGCGCACCGACTACGAGGTCTTCCGCGACCTCGCCGGCGCCGTGTCCGCGATGGCGGTCACCCACCTGGGGACGCGCCGCGACCTGCTGGCGGCACCGCTGAACCACGACACGCCCGACGCCATGGGGATGCCCCACGGGGCGACGAAGCCGTTCGAGGAGACGCCCAAGATCCCCGGCGTGACGATGCCCAAGCTGATCACGATCGAGCGCGACTACACCGCGATCCGGGCGAAGTTCGACACCATCGGCCCGCTGCCCGAGAAGGCCGGGATGGGCATCAAGGGCGTCGTCCTGCACCCGGAGCAGGAGATCGCCGAGCTCCCGCGGATGAACGGCGTGGCCCGGTCCGGCCCGTGCGCCGGCCGGCCGCTGGTGGACACCGACGTCAAGGCCGCCGAGATGATCCTGCGGCTGTCGGGCACCTCCAACGGACACCTCGCCACCCAGGGCTTCCACACCCTGGAGAAGCGCACCGGCACCAAGTTGGCCGACCTCGCGGCGGAGAACGAGGGCCGCCGGATCACCGTCGCCGACACCCAGCAGCAGCCGCAGCCGGTGATCACCTCACCGGAGTGGTCCGGGTCGGAGACCGGCGGGCGCCGCTACTCGGCCTTCGTCCAGAACGTCGAGCGGGACAAGCCGTGGCACACCCTGACCGGGCGGATGCACTTCTTCCTCGACCATGACTGGATGGCCGATCTCGGCGAGAACATGCCGACCTTCAAGCCGCCGCTCGACATGCATCGCCTCTTCGGGGACGCCAAGCTCGGCTCCGGCACCACCGGTCATCCGAGCGCCGCGGTCGAGGTCGCCGTCCGCTTCCTCACCCCGCACAACAAGTGGTCCATCCACTCCGAATACCAGGACAACCTGTACATGCTCTCGTTGAGCCGTGGCGGCCCCAACATCTGGATGTCGCCGGCGGATGCCGCGAAGATCGGCGTCCAGGACAACGACTGGGTCGAGTCCTACAACCGCAACGGCGTCGTGGTCGCCCGGGCAGTGGTCTCGCACCGGATGCCCGAGGGAACGGTGTTCATGCACCACGCCACGGAACGTACGGTCGACGTGCCCCGCTCGGAGACCTCCGGCACGCGTGGCGGCATCCACAACGCGCTGACCAGGGTGCTGATGAAACCCAGCCACCTGATCGGCGGCTACGCCCAGCACGCCTACGGCTTCAACTATGTGGGCCCGACCGGAAACCAACGCGACGAGGTCACCGTCATCCGTCGCCGCAGCCAGGAGGTGCAGTACTGA
- the narH gene encoding nitrate reductase subunit beta has protein sequence MRIMAQMGMVMNLDKCIGCHTCSVTCKQAWTNRNGLEYVWFNNVETRPGLGYPRSYEDQERWKGGWVRLPNGRIRPRAGGRLRKLATIFHNPDLPTIADYYEPWTYDYDMLLRAPADSPHVPVARPRSLITGDEMKISWSANWDDDLAGSQEIAVNDPILAKMNEQVRLEYEKTFMFYLPRICEHCLNPSCVASCPSGAMYKRVEDGIVLVDQDQCRGWRMCISGCPYKKVYFNHRTGKAEKCTLCYPRLEEGLPTVCSETCVGRLRYLGIVLYDADLVTEAASVADEKELLAAQRRCFLDPRDPAVQTAAAAAGIPHDWIEAAQRSPVWRLIHDYEVALPLHPEFRTLPMVWYVPPLSPIVDEVSRTGNDAEDHQVLLTALSTMRIPLEYMAELFTAGDTRPVELALRRMAAMRSYMRDVNLGVEPQEEIAAAVGMSGQDIEDMYRLLAIADYDERYVIPTTHGEIGRAMAEVDPMGCSLDEPGGIGMNGPGIGGRAPTHAESGETPGVAHRVRLTLSRRDDLDGYPGQQPGLAGGVL, from the coding sequence ATGCGGATCATGGCCCAGATGGGGATGGTGATGAACCTCGACAAGTGCATCGGGTGCCACACCTGTTCGGTCACGTGCAAGCAGGCGTGGACGAACCGGAACGGCCTCGAGTACGTCTGGTTCAACAACGTCGAGACCCGCCCCGGGCTCGGCTACCCCCGCTCGTACGAGGACCAGGAGCGCTGGAAGGGCGGCTGGGTCCGGCTGCCGAACGGGCGGATCCGGCCGCGTGCCGGCGGACGCCTGCGCAAGCTGGCGACCATCTTCCACAACCCCGACCTGCCGACCATCGCGGACTACTACGAGCCGTGGACGTACGACTACGACATGCTGCTGAGGGCCCCCGCGGACTCCCCGCACGTGCCGGTCGCCCGGCCCCGCTCGCTGATCACCGGCGACGAGATGAAGATCTCCTGGTCGGCCAACTGGGACGACGACCTCGCCGGCTCCCAGGAGATCGCGGTCAACGACCCGATCCTGGCCAAGATGAACGAGCAGGTCCGGCTCGAGTACGAGAAGACCTTCATGTTCTACCTGCCGCGGATCTGCGAGCACTGCCTCAACCCGTCCTGCGTCGCGTCCTGCCCCTCGGGCGCGATGTACAAGCGGGTCGAGGACGGCATCGTGCTGGTCGACCAGGACCAGTGCCGAGGCTGGCGGATGTGCATCTCGGGCTGCCCCTACAAGAAGGTCTACTTCAACCACCGCACCGGCAAGGCGGAGAAGTGCACCCTCTGCTACCCGCGCCTCGAGGAGGGGCTGCCGACGGTCTGCTCCGAGACCTGCGTCGGGCGCCTGCGCTACCTCGGGATCGTGCTGTACGACGCCGACCTGGTCACCGAGGCCGCCTCGGTCGCCGATGAGAAGGAGCTCCTCGCGGCCCAGCGGCGCTGCTTCCTCGACCCCCGCGACCCGGCCGTGCAGACCGCGGCGGCCGCGGCGGGCATCCCCCACGACTGGATCGAGGCGGCCCAGCGCTCCCCGGTGTGGCGGCTGATCCACGACTACGAGGTCGCCCTGCCGCTGCACCCGGAGTTCCGTACGTTGCCGATGGTCTGGTACGTCCCGCCGCTGTCCCCCATCGTCGACGAGGTCTCCCGGACCGGCAACGACGCCGAAGACCACCAGGTGCTGCTGACCGCCCTGTCGACGATGCGGATCCCGCTGGAGTACATGGCGGAACTGTTCACCGCGGGTGACACCCGGCCGGTGGAGCTGGCCCTGCGCCGGATGGCCGCGATGCGGTCCTACATGCGCGACGTCAATCTCGGGGTCGAGCCCCAGGAGGAGATCGCGGCCGCGGTGGGGATGTCAGGTCAGGACATCGAGGACATGTACCGCCTGCTCGCCATCGCCGACTACGACGAGCGTTACGTCATCCCGACCACCCACGGTGAGATCGGGCGGGCGATGGCCGAGGTGGACCCGATGGGGTGCTCGCTGGACGAGCCCGGCGGCATCGGGATGAACGGTCCGGGCATCGGCGGGCGCGCCCCGACCCATGCGGAGTCCGGCGAGACGCCCGGCGTCGCGCACCGGGTGCGTCTCACTCTGAGCCGGCGCGACGACCTGGACGGCTATCCCGGCCAGCAACCGGGCCTGGCGGGAGGTGTGCTGTGA
- the narJ gene encoding nitrate reductase molybdenum cofactor assembly chaperone, with protein sequence MSLPGIGRGGFLGRPRRKPRPPVPHTARQRAVTHMAASVLLDYPDEAHLDLYPSVAAELDGLPGPIADRIATFLARAQHVGPDELAQEYVRTFDLKRKCSLYLSYFLTGDTRRRGTALVTFLEAYRACGYELDAAELPDYLPVVLEFSAVGDPEVAGVLLASHREGLEVLREALTEMASPWAGIVEAVTLTLPHVDEATRQRTLDLIAGGPPAEMVGADVLGPHPVPLGEPGFAEPPAGPQE encoded by the coding sequence GTGAGCCTGCCAGGAATCGGCCGCGGCGGTTTCCTGGGGCGGCCACGACGCAAGCCCCGCCCGCCCGTCCCACACACCGCGCGGCAACGCGCCGTCACGCACATGGCGGCCTCGGTGCTGCTGGACTACCCCGACGAGGCCCATCTCGACCTGTACCCGAGCGTGGCGGCCGAGCTGGACGGTCTGCCCGGACCTATCGCCGACCGGATCGCCACCTTCCTTGCCCGCGCGCAGCACGTGGGCCCCGACGAACTCGCCCAGGAGTACGTCCGGACCTTCGACCTGAAGCGGAAGTGCTCGCTCTACCTGTCCTACTTCCTCACCGGCGACACCCGCCGACGGGGCACCGCACTGGTGACGTTCCTGGAGGCCTACCGGGCCTGCGGTTACGAGCTGGACGCGGCCGAACTGCCGGACTACCTCCCGGTCGTCCTGGAATTCTCGGCGGTCGGCGACCCCGAGGTGGCCGGCGTCCTGCTGGCCTCCCATCGCGAAGGGCTGGAGGTGCTCCGGGAGGCTCTGACGGAGATGGCCAGTCCCTGGGCGGGGATCGTCGAGGCCGTCACGCTCACGCTGCCGCACGTCGACGAGGCCACCCGCCAGCGCACCCTCGACCTGATCGCGGGCGGGCCGCCCGCCGAGATGGTCGGCGCCGACGTCCTCGGCCCGCACCCCGTCCCGCTCGGCGAACCAGGCTTCGCCGAGCCCCCCGCCGGACCCCAGGAGTAA